A genomic region of Paroedura picta isolate Pp20150507F chromosome 4, Ppicta_v3.0, whole genome shotgun sequence contains the following coding sequences:
- the PIF1 gene encoding ATP-dependent DNA helicase PIF1 isoform X5 — MQPSFQSDGRVRCTVAIEHLGAAVPSRVLLRDAWLTLGRDEFRELVLRVTSCSGAEVPRNFPLRRDGIRLFTRFVKDGKSSVRLGSGPKHVQLLFSNCPPDQLRRFIQMLRIKFKATQEGIQPVSDRTRLLSGLPRTFDTVSPVQARDLQQGNVRQALADVAGTPTRGQTLRNEARKRARVESLDGNQVRLRPERVTEIEPTKKLAWLRHPKTTLTQEQSMVLNAVLSGKNIFFTGSAGTGKSYLLKRIVASLPPNSTYATASTGVAACQIGGTTLHAFAGIGSGKAPLHQCIELAQRSGVRLQWLNCQHLIIDEISMVDGELFDKLEAVARTIRKCEDPFGGIQLIICGDFLQLPPVSKGTEQAKFCFQAKSWRRCVHLNMELTKVQRQTDKDFIYLLNAVRQGRCTEEVIKQLTATKTHKLERDGILATQLCTHKDDVELMNAKRLKELSGESRSYKAVDSDPVLVKTLDAYCPVSSIIELKLGAQVMLTKNLDVSKGLVNGARGVVIGFVTEGKGLPKVRFLCGVTTAVGLERWVFKGPAGIHLTRQQLPLKLAWAISIHKSQFYSCLRKEPFLIQASLNSYIKADKEN; from the exons ATGCAGCCAAGCTTCCAGTCGGACGGGCGGGTTCGCTGCACGGTAGCGATAGAGCATTTGGGTGCGGCGGTCCCGAGTCGAGTGCTGCTCCGGGACGCCTGGCTTACACTGGGGCGCGATGAGTTCCGAGAGCTCGTGTTGCGCGTGACCAGCTGCAGCGGCGCCGAGGTTCCCCGCAACTTCCCGTTACGCCGGGACGGAATACGGCTGTTCACACGTTTCGTGAAGGATGGCAAGAGCTCGGTGCGTTTGGGCTCCGGCCCCAAGCACGTCCAGCTGCTGTTCTCGAACTGTCCGCCCGACCAGCTGCGTCGCTTCATCCAGATGTTGCGCATCAAGTTCAAGGCCACCCAGGAAGGAATCCAGCCCGTGAGCGACCGGACGAGGCTCCTCTCTGGCCTGCCCCGCACTTTCGACACGGTCAGTCCTGTGCAGGCCCGCGACCTGCAGCAGGGGAACGTCCGTCAAGCCCTAGCTGACGTTGCAGGGACCCCCACGAGAGGCCAGACACTCCGCAACGAAGCCCGGAAACGTGCCCGGGTCGAATCGTTGGACGGCAACCAGGTGAGACTTCGGCCTGAACGT GTGACTGAAATAGAGCCAACGAAGAAGCTGGCTTGGTTGAGGCACCCCAAAACAACACTCACACAAGAACAGTCAATGGTGCTGAATGCAGTGCTAAGTGGAAAGAACATCTTCTTCACGGGAAGTGCTG GGACCGGAAAATCCTACTTGCTAAAAAGGATTGTGGCCTCACTGCCTCCAAACAGCACTTATGCTACGGCCAGCACAGGAGTGGCAGCATGTCAGATTGGTGGAACCACACTCCATGCCTTTGCAG GTATTGGTTCCGGAAAGGCTCCCCTACATCAGTGCATTGAGTTGGCTCAGAGGTCGGGGGTACGGCTGCAGTGGCTGAACTGCCAACATCTGATCATTGATGAGATCTCTATGGTAGATGGTGAATTATTTGATAAACTGGAGGCAGTGGCCAG AACCATCAGGAAGTGTGAGGATCCATTTGGAGGAATCCAACTCATCATCTGTGGAGACTTCCTGCAACTACCCCCAGTCAGTAAAGGCACTGAACAAGCCAAGTTTTGCTTCCAG GCAAAAAGCTGGAGGAGGTGTGTCCACTTGAACATGGAACTGACCAAAGTACAGAGACAGACTGACAAAGATTTCATTTACCTCCTGAATGCAGTCCGCCAGGGCAG ATGCACAGAGGAGGTCATCAAACAGCTGACTGCAACTAAGACCCACAAGTTAGAAAGAGATGGAATCCTGGCCACTCAGTTGTGCACCCACAAGGATGACGTGGAACTAATGAATGCAAAAAGACTGAAGGAGCTATCTG GAGAATCAAGGTCCTACAAGGCTGTGGATAGTGACCCTGTGTTGGTGAAAACTTTAGATGCATACTGTCCTGTAAGCAGCATCATTGAACTTAAACTGGGTGCCCAG GTGATGCTTACCAAGAATCTGGATGTATCCAAGGGTTTGGTGAATGGGGCTCGTGGAGTTGTGATTGGATTTGTAACTGAAGGAAAAG GGCTACCTAAAGTGAGGTTTCTGTGTGGTGTCACTACTGCTGTTGGGTTGGAACGATGGGTCTTCAAGGGACCAGCAGGGATACATCTGACTCGCCAACAGTTGCCTTTAAAACTTGCTTGGGCCATTTCCATCCACAAGAGCCAG